ATCGATATTTCGGTGAACAAGGAAGGCAAGCGCCTCGTTGTCGAAGACAACGGTATCGGCATGAACAAGGAAGACTTGATCAACTGCTTGGGCACCATCGCCCGTAGCGGTACCAAGAACTTCATCAAGAACCTCAAGGATGGCGACAAAGGCAGTGTCGATTTGATTGGCCAGTTCGGTGTGGGTTTCTACTCCGTATTCATGGTCGCGAAGAAGGTCGAAGTTTTGACGCTCAAGGCCGGCGAGACGCAGGGTTACCTGTGGGCCTCCGAAGGCACGGGCGATTTCGAAATTTCTGAAGCCCCGCTCGACAAGGTCGGCACCAAGATTACGCTTTACCTGAAGGATGACGAAGACGCCGAAGATTTCGCCAGCGAATGGAAGATCAAGGACATCGTCCAGAAGTACAGCGGTTTCGTGAGCTACGGCATTTACTTCCACCCGGAAGCAAAGAAGAACGACAAGGGCGAAC
This region of Fibrobacter succinogenes genomic DNA includes:
- a CDS encoding ATP-binding protein, with translation MATEKMEFQTEVRDMLNLMINSLYSNKEIFLRELVSNAADALDKRRFLSLSNSSLLPVGTQLRIDISVNKEGKRLVVEDNGIGMNKEDLINCLGTIARSGTKNFIKNLKDGDKGSVDLIGQFGVGFYSVFMVAKKVEVLTLKAGETQGYLWASEGTGDFEISEAPLDKVGTKITLYLKDDEDAEDFASEWKIKDIVQKYSGFVSYGIYFHPEAKKNDKGELEEKPEERLNEKTALWRQSEKEVTEEQYKDFYNVISHEADEPAAWSH